Proteins encoded within one genomic window of Platichthys flesus chromosome 13, fPlaFle2.1, whole genome shotgun sequence:
- the hspbap1 gene encoding HSPB1-associated protein 1 homolog — MAASDAMKPFSTDETQRILHHLQQPAVFMNMTCGWPALQWTAEHLSVCLSNKLIRFRLGRKEEINTPLFETQCSYVEAKLEHFLCWTRGQCGTDVGPFSEFSSSEYWAYADYKYIAMLFQDQPFMFEDVKWSDFGFEGRNGRESTLWIGTEGANTPCHLDSYGCNLVLQVQGRKRWHLFPPEDTCELYPTRIPFEESSVFSKVDVLQPDLRRFPNFQRARAHVVTLQPGQVLYVPRHWWHYVESVDPITVSINSWIELEADDVARVSEAVTKAVVCAMKSSRSDDNTDDWLNPTEEGVASHNKNMQYLNMAITACAPSLKNLCGSKLTQDPRDAPPAKRDSSGQIRKNIDSIRGSAPFSVPFGPHLISVRCQQDDSTETRETTPRDVEVKSSRIQGGKSLEDFPVSSDAAPRTEPASAVRVQLGKHSPGLPPCGARDWADGTSSEDLQDSIITTNDLLDCLVHPDVISRVTELLLERHTGTQRASAPS; from the exons ATGGCTGCCTCTGACGCTATGAAACCCTTCAGCACAGACGAGACCCAGAGGATTCTGCATCACCTGCAGCAGCCGGCAGTCTTCATGAACATGACCTGTGGCTGGCCGGCGCTCCAGTGGACGGCAGAGCACCTGTCCGTCTGCCTCAGCAACAAATTGATTCGATTTAGACTCGGGAGAAAGGAGGAGATCAACA CCCCTCTGTTTGAAACCCAGTGTTCATATGTGGAGGCCAAGCTGGAGCACTTTCTCTGCTGGACCCGGGGTCAGTGTGGGACAGATGTTGGACCTTTCTCTGAATTCTCGAGCTCAGAGTATTGGGCTTACGCTGACTACAAATACATCGCCATGTTGTTTCAAGATCAGCCCTTCATGTTTGAG GATGTAAAGTGGTCCGACTTCGGTTTTGAGGGGCGCAATGGGAGAGAGAGCACCTTGTGGATTGGCACAGAAGGGGCCAACACACCGTGCCACCTGGACTCTTACGGCTGTAACCTGGTACTACAGGTGCAAGGACG gAAACGCTGGCACCTCTTTCCTCCCGAGGACACTTGCGAACTCTACCCAACCAGGATCCCCTTCGAGGAGTCCAGTGTCTTCAGCAAGGTGGACGTGCTTCAACCAGACCTGAGGAGGTTCCCCAACTTTCAGAGAGCCAGGGCCCATGTCGTCACTCTGCAGCCAGGACAG GTGCTGTATGTTCCCAGACACTGGTGGCACTACGTGGAGTCAGTGGATCCCATCACTGTCAGCATCAACTCCTGGATTGAGCTG GAAGCAGATGATGTGGCGAGAGTCAGTGAAGCGGTGACCAAGGCGGTTGTCTGCGCCATGAAAAGTTCCCGAAGCGACGACAACACTGACGACTGGCTCAATCCAACAGAG GAAGGAGTGGCATCCCATAATAAGAACATGCAGTATTTGAACATGGCAATAACAGCATGTGCTCCAAGCCTGAAGAACCTCTGCGGCAGCAAACTGACCCAGGACCCCAGAGACGCCCCTCCTGCTAAACGAGACTCCAGTGGACAAATCAGGAAAAACATTGATTCGATAAGGGGTTCCGCACCCTTCAGCGTTCCCTTCGGGCCACATCTCATCTCAGTGCGCTGTCAGCAAGACGACTCAACAGAAACGAGGGAGACGACCCCGAGAGATGTGGAGGTCAAATCTTCCAGGATCCAAGGAGGCAAATCTCTAGAGGACTTCCCTGTCAGCTCGGACGCAGCACCGAGAACTGAGCCTGCGTCTGCTGTCAGAGTCCAGCTGGGAAAACACAGCCCTGGTTTGCCTCCGTGTGGCGCACGTGACTGGGCTGATGGAACCTCTTCAGAGGATTTACAGGATTCAATAATAACCACTAATGACCTGTTAGACTGCCTGGTGCATCCTGATGTCATCTCCCGTGTCACGGAGCTTTTACTGGAAAGGCACACAGGAACTCAGAGGGCCTCTGCACCATCCTAG